The genomic window TTTTCTCGATCTCTTTCAGGTGCTTGTCATTGGCGCGCGGCAAGTGGGCAGCGGTAGTGGCTTGCGACAATTTCTCTGACAGGTCTTGAATCTGTTCGGCCTTGGCGACGATCTTTTTATGCTCTTCCTCTTCACGCTTGATGCGCATCCGCACCAGCGTGTCGCGGAAGGTTTCATTTTGCTCTTCCGCGCCGGTTTGCGTCTCAGCAGTTTGGGCCTGCACTTTCAGGCACGCGCCGCCCACACCAAGCGTGCTGAAGAGCAAGCCGCACAAAAACAGTTTTTGAACCTGCAAAGCCGTTCGCATGATGTCACCTCAATAGGGGCGCATTTCTATCACAAATTCTAGCTGCCCAAAAGCAAGACGCTGAGCGCGCCAATCTTTCCCTGCAACGGCGCCCGCACACTGCCAGTTTAGTATTCGCAATTCAGCAGGCGGCGCTGGCTTTTGCCTTTAATGCTCAAATCAATCCCCAGAATCTTGCCCGCCAGTCCGCGAATAAATTCGTCTTCCAGCCGCCCGTTCGACTTGCCCTCGACCCATTTGAGCGAGCCATCCGCATCCACGGCGCGTCCTTGAATGATGGCATTGACCTGCAATTGCGATTTTTTCTGATCCACGGGCAGCGCGATGATTTCCAAGGCGTAACGCGCCTGCGACCAGTTGCGCACGGCACTGGCGGGCATGTCCGCCAGATATTCCAAATCAGTGCGCACGGTCACCCCGCGGCTGTAAACGACGGGTTTCGTCACCAGCTTGCCGGGGTTGGCCTTGCTCAACTCTTCATCAATCGGAATGGCGCAGGATTTCAGCACATCGCGGGCAGCATCCAAAATGGGCTCACGCAGCACACTCATCGTGTAGGGGTTGGGCAAGGGCGGTTCCGTCTTGGGCTTATCGAAAGTAAACTGCGCATGGGCCATCTGCGCAGTCAGCGCCAAAGCGAAGAGCGCCAGCACAAAAGACGTGGATTTGATCTTCATAGAATTGCCTATTGGAGTTGTCAGTTACTACAAAACTTACGGAAGAAAAGCACAATCGCACCATACACCTGACAGGCTAGACCGGCAACTATCATTCCGCTGGTGTAAGCTGGGAACCGACAGGATTTGTCAGCCTGATTGCTGCTGCATCACTAGCCTTTTCCCCTGTAAATTCGCGGTGCTCGAGCGACAGGGAAAATTCTTCCTCTACGTTAGGCTGGTTTTCGTGTGACAGTCCACGGCTACGAAAAATTTTCATAGCACTTTCCTCCTAATCAAGTAACTTTTACCCGTACAGCAATGCCAGCCGAAATAGCATCTCAAGGCCAGCGTTCCAAAACCAACGTGTCGTCAGTGACTTAGCACTTAGTTTTGGATTTTCTGCTTGCTGGCACGTTCATTGCACTAGCCTGGGTGGGGCAACGAGATACCAGGTGGTTAAATCCACTGACGGTGTCAGTGGTTACCAGGGTGAGGAAGGTAACCACGTTTTCATAGGCGCTACTGGCAATTCCCACGACAGTAGCGCCTATTATTTTGTCTACTGTCACTGCCCACAATTTCTGTTTCTTGAACCTCTCGCCAACTCGCTCTTCTTCCAAGCAACAAGTTTCAATTATCGGCGCGTGGCTTCCGGCCCCCTAGCAAATTGCGGAACGGGATGCACCGCAGTGCTGTCTAGTCACGCGCCGTCCACTTTTCAAGCCTTGCTTGACACCTTCTTTTACGCTCAGCTATGGTGCTTGCCCGGTGTAATCGGCACCGGTTCCTTTGTTCGCAACACCCACATGCTCGACGAATACCGCCAACGATTTCGCGCGTTCCACACGCATTGGCAGCGTGAGCAATTCCTGTTTCGGGCAGGCCGCAAGACGCGCGCGGAGTGGGTGCATCTCTATCAGGAAAACAGCGATCTTTTCAGCACGTCGGCGCTGGCGGAATTGCAAGCCCAGCACGCTGAAGTAGCGGCCTATCGAGTGACTGAGCGCCAAGCCATTGAACGTCTGCTCGCTTTTGCACGTAGCGGCCAAATTGCCAGCCGCTCGCTGGAATTGACCGAAGAGCTAGTCGCGTATGAGGCGCGCCCCACCATTCAATGGAACGGTGAGTCCCTAACGATTCAGCAGGCGCAGTTAGAAATCGCGCGCGAGGCCGCGCCGCCACGCCGCCATGAACTGGCGGCCCGCCGTGCCGAGGCCCTTCACCACACGCAAGATTTGCGCGCGGAGCGTTTTGCCCGCTGGCAAGCAGGTGCGCAAACATTCGGGTACGACCACTGGCTGGCCTTGGCAGTTGCCACAAAACAGGTTGAACTGCCGAAGCTGGCGGAACAAGCGGCGCAGTTGCTGGCCAAAACCGAAACCCCGTATGTGGCGGCACTCAAACCGTTGCTGGCGCGCGAAGCCCATGTCGGCTTGGAAGAAGCCACGCAGGCGGATTTGGGCTATTTGCAAAGGCTGGCGCGCTTCGCCCCTTACTTTCCGGTGTCACGCGCCATTGAGTTGTATGCTGACCTCTTTGCCGGTCTGGGATTCAAGGTCGAACAGCAACCGCAGATCGAGTTGGACACGGCCACGCGCCCCGACAAACAAGCACGCGCATTTTGCGCCCCCGTGCAAATCCCGGACGAGATCAAGCTGGTGTTGAATCTGGATCACGGGCATGACGGATACGGTTTTTATCAAGATTTTTTGCAAGCCAGCGGACGCGCGCAATTGGCGGCCTGGACTTCGCGCGAAATGCACTATGAGTTTCGTGTGCCCGGCGATCCGGCGGTGGGCGAAGCTTGGGGAATGTTGTTCAGCCAGTTGCTGCTGGAAGCCGAATTTCTGCTCGGCAATTTCGGCTTCCCTGCCAGCGGCGAATTCCGGCACGCGCTGGCGGTGTTCAAATTGCTGCACGTGCGGCGCGCGACGGCTTTGTTGCAGTACGAGACTGAGTTTCACGCGGGCAAACTCAGCCGTCACGCCGGCGCGCGTTTTGCCGAATTGCTGACCGATGGCGTGCGCGTGCGCTACGACGAAGCAGAGTGTTTGCGTGCGATTGAAACGCCTTTCCGTTCCGCCGACCGGTTGCGCGCCTGGGCGTTTGAGGCGCAATTGCGTGAGCATTTGCGGACGCGCTTCGGCACCCGTTGGTGGGCGACGCGCCAGGCGGGCGAGATGCTGATTGACCTCTGGAACACCGGCCAACGTTACACGGTCGAAGAATTAGCAGGTCAAATTGGACTGGGCGAATTGGACTTTGCGTGGTTCGGGGCAGAGTTGGTGAACACGCTCGCCAGTTAAAGCCGAAAGGATTGGATTTCATGACATTCTCGCTGACGCGCACGGTTGCACAATGGACAGCCGTCTGGCTATTGGCCGGTGTTTGCAGCCTATCGCCTCTGAGCCAAACCGCGAATAAACCCGCTGGCAATCGGGCGGCTGGCGCAATGAAACTGACCGCCATCAAAATCAAGCCCTACAACGCTAGTGCGGGCGCGTTGGCCGATGAAATCACCGCGGACGGTTATCACAACGCCTTGGAGCTTTCACTGCTGGTGCTGGTGGAAGTCACAGGCAAGCCGGGCGATTTCAGCGCCAATCAAAAACTGATCGTGACCGCCACCGAGGGAACTAAACCCGTCCTGACGCGCCGCGCCACAGTCGGCCTCTTGAATGACAAGGGCAGGTTTTATGCGCCTGTCTGGCTCTACGGCCCGTTTTGCAGGCCGCTGACGATCAAGGCCCAATTGAATGGCGCAGCGCCCCTGACACGCAAAGTGCCATTTCAGTGCGGCGAATGATTGACTGACACGCTTTCCGGATTCTCGATGACCAAACCGCAAACCGTTCACGTGGCGCTCGACGACCGCAGCTATGACATCACGCTGGCCCACGGCGCGCTGCCGCAAACCGGCGCGATCACGCGCGCGGCTTTTGGCCCAAAGGCGCGCCGCGTGGCGTTGATCTCCAACGCCAAAGTCCACGGACTCTATGGCAAAGCCGTTGAAAAGAGTTTGAAACAAGCTGGCTTCACCGTGCTCACGCATCTGATGGGCGATGGCGAACGCGCCAAATCCATTCGCACGGCGGAATGCGCCTGGGGCTTTTTGATCGCGCACCATTTTGAACGCAGCGATGGCATCGTGGCATTGGGCGGCGGCGTGGTAGGTGATTTGGCGGGTTTTGTGGCGGCGACGTTTTTGCGCGGCGTAAATTTCGTGCAACTGCCGACTACGTTGTTGGCGCAAATTGACAGTTCGGTCGGCGGCAAAACGGCGGTCAATCACGCGCTGGGCAAAAACCTGATCGGCGCGTTTCATCAACCGCGCGCCGTGTTGATTGATCCGAGCGTGCTGGCAACGTTACCGCCGCGCGAATTGCGCGCCGGGATGTACGAAGTCCTCAAAACCGGTCTCATCCGCGATGCCGCGCTGGCGGGCTTCATCAATCAAAATCTGAACCAACTCACGGCACTCGATCCGGCCAGCCTGACGCAGGTCATCAAACGCTGCTGCGAGATCAAAGCCGAAGTCGTGATGGCCGATGAACGCGAAGGCGGCTTGCGCCGCATCCTGAATTTCGGCCATACCATCGGCCACGCGCTCGAAGCCATAACCAAATACCGGCGTTTGAAACATGGCGAAGCGGTGGGGTACGGCATGCAATGCGCGACCACGATGGCGGAGCGCGCGGGCTTGCTCGACTCGTCAGCGGCGGCAACCATTCAAGCCAGCGTCAGGGCGCTGGGCCCTTTGCCGCGTATCAACGATTTGGACGTCGGTGAAATCATCGCCGCGACCGCCCACGATAAAAAGGCCGCGCAAGGCAAAATCCCTTTCATCCTGCCGACACGCGTTGGTGAAGTGATGGTGCGCGATGACCTGCCGTCGTCAATCGTGCGGGCCGCCGTGCGCGAGCTATTGGCCAAGAACTGAGGTTCATTTGTGCCTGATCACGGAAAGGCCATTGCCAGAAGGCAGGCTTTTGATTAGACTCCGCGCTGTCGTTTACAACGTCCCCACTTTACCAATGTCATTCTCATCTCCCCTAATCGGGGTTTCGTGTGTGAAGCCCACAAGCGGATCGTCCGCAAATAATCAACCATCAATCGGCTAAGGAGGAATTGCTACATGGCAAGTCTTGATGAATTAAAAGCGAAGTACAACGCAGTGCTGGACAAAGGTCATGAAGTTGGAATGACCGTCCAAAACCTCAATCTGGAAGGCGAGCAATTGCTGATTCGCGGCGTCGTGCCGTCTGATTACGCAAAGAATGAACTGTGGGACGCGGCGAAAGGCGTTGACGCCAGCGTCAGCGACCTGATGCTCGACGTGAATGTCCAATCGGGCTTGAAGTACACCGTCAAATCCGGCGACACGCTGAGCAAAATCGCCAAGCGTTTCTACGGCGAGGCCAACCACTACCACCAAATCGCCGCCGCCAGCGGCATTGATAACCCCGACCGCATTGACGTCGGTCAGGAAGTCACACTGCCGTAAGGAAGTAGTCAGTAGACGGTAGTCAGTAGAAATAGAGAGGCCGTAGTTGATGATTCAATGCTAGAACTCATCAACTACGGCCCTTTTGTTGTCACTACCGATTACCGTCTACCGACTTACGGTGCGGTGATGCCCAAATCTTTTCCGCCAAAAGTGAATTGAATGCGCTTGCGCGCGCGCATTGCTTTGGAGGCGGTTTGCGAAAGCGAGGTCACCAGAATCGGCATGGCAATTGTCGCGTCGCAACGCACCGTGACCGATTTGCCCTGTTTGGACATGCGTCCGAAGGTTTGCGCCTGATCGAACTCCGCGCCCGAATAGCTGCCGTAATCGGCGCCTTCCGTGACGACCTGAATGGCGTATTTATGACCGCGCTGCTGGTTATGCAACATACTCGCTGTCGTCTCGCTTTGCTGCATAAACGTCTTCGTCGTGCCGCCGCCAAAGTTGATCATGCCGGTTGAGCGTGACTTGGCGACGATCTGCGCCATATCCACCACGTCCTGTACCACGTCGAATTGGAATTGGCTCTTCTTCTCGATGCGACTCAAACCGATGGCGACGCCAAAGGCGCTGTCGGTCAGCGCGGGGCAAAAGATCGGCACGCGCGATTTGAAGGCTGACGTGAGAATGCCATCCTCAGTCGCAATCTCGCTCAGCTCACGGCCCAGCAGATGCAAAAACTCGCGCGTCGAATAGGGGTGCGTATTGTCGAGTTGCGTGGTGAATCCGCCGATCCATTCATACGCCTCGCGGAATTCCTCTTCCGACGCGAAGGTGTCGTAGATGCGATCCACCTTTTCTTCCTGCAATTCGGCATCGCTAATGTGCGGGTCGCCGATGTAATGATGGCGGCCCAGCGTCTCGTGCAAATCGTGAAAGATGTTCGCG from Acidobacteriota bacterium includes these protein-coding regions:
- the aroB gene encoding 3-dehydroquinate synthase, with protein sequence MTKPQTVHVALDDRSYDITLAHGALPQTGAITRAAFGPKARRVALISNAKVHGLYGKAVEKSLKQAGFTVLTHLMGDGERAKSIRTAECAWGFLIAHHFERSDGIVALGGGVVGDLAGFVAATFLRGVNFVQLPTTLLAQIDSSVGGKTAVNHALGKNLIGAFHQPRAVLIDPSVLATLPPRELRAGMYEVLKTGLIRDAALAGFINQNLNQLTALDPASLTQVIKRCCEIKAEVVMADEREGGLRRILNFGHTIGHALEAITKYRRLKHGEAVGYGMQCATTMAERAGLLDSSAAATIQASVRALGPLPRINDLDVGEIIAATAHDKKAAQGKIPFILPTRVGEVMVRDDLPSSIVRAAVRELLAKN
- a CDS encoding LysM peptidoglycan-binding domain-containing protein translates to MASLDELKAKYNAVLDKGHEVGMTVQNLNLEGEQLLIRGVVPSDYAKNELWDAAKGVDASVSDLMLDVNVQSGLKYTVKSGDTLSKIAKRFYGEANHYHQIAAASGIDNPDRIDVGQEVTLP
- a CDS encoding deoxyhypusine synthase family protein, translating into MIRRIKGAKYLNKPTQPLQVDRDRSVPGLLDKMEFISFQGRNLSLAHQLWLQMLQDNAVVFMGLSGGLVPAGMRRLVAYLIKNRCIDVLVATGANIFHDLHETLGRHHYIGDPHISDAELQEEKVDRIYDTFASEEEFREAYEWIGGFTTQLDNTHPYSTREFLHLLGRELSEIATEDGILTSAFKSRVPIFCPALTDSAFGVAIGLSRIEKKSQFQFDVVQDVVDMAQIVAKSRSTGMINFGGGTTKTFMQQSETTASMLHNQQRGHKYAIQVVTEGADYGSYSGAEFDQAQTFGRMSKQGKSVTVRCDATIAMPILVTSLSQTASKAMRARKRIQFTFGGKDLGITAP